CTTCGGCGGTCCGGCCCCGCGACTTGAGCACCAATTAGACTCCGCGCGCATGCATACCGACCGCCGCTCGTTCCTGCGTGTCATGGCCGAGTTTCCGGTGGGCGTGACGCGGCTCGACGCGGGCGCGGATCGGGAGCCGGCGTTCTCGGGCACGACGGTGAACATCTGCGCCGGCGGGGCCAAGATGATCGCCCCGGCGGGAGTGTCTGCGGGGGAGCGCCTGCGGCTCGAGGTGCGCTTCGCCCAACCGCCGTTCCTGGTCTTCACCGACGCCACGGTCACGCGGGTCGAGTCGGCCGAGGAGGGCCGGGTGGAGTGCGCGCTGCGGTTCGACGACCTCGACATCTACATCGAGCAGCGGATCGTGCGCTGGGTCTTCTCCGAGCAGCGGCGCGTGGCCGAGCGCCGCGCCGCCGTCCGCGTCCCGGTCGAGGTGCCGGCCTGGTGCGAGCCGGCAGCCGGCGGCGACCAGTTCAAGGCCCGCACGATCGACCTCGCCGGCGACGGCGCCCGCATCGTCACCGACCGCGCGCTCGTGCCCGGCGACCGTGTCCACATCCAGCTGGACGTCGACGAGCCCGCCTACCGGGTGGCGTGCGTCGCCGAGGTGGTGTGGGCGAACATGGTCGGCGACGAGCGCTGGGCGTACGGCCTGCGCTTCCACGGCCTCGACCGGCCCACGCAGCGGCAGATCGTCGACCACGCGATCGCCAGCGAGAGCGCCCAGCGGCGCCCGGCCTAGCGCACCAAGCGGGGTCAGACCCCTTTTGGTGCACCGCTTCGCGGCGACACCACCAGGGGTCTGACCCCAGGCTGGCTCGCAGCGGGCGGGAGCGTTAGTCCCAGCTGAACTCGGAGGCGGTCTTCGTCTCCATCCACCCGAGCGGCTCGTCCGTGGTCTCCACGGCCGGCATGCTCTGGGTGTCCTCCACGGGCGGCTCGTGCATGTGGGCCACCACGGGGTGCTCGCCGGTCTCCTCCTCCTCGCGCCGGGCGTCCGCCTCGGTCTTGAAGAGGGGGTGGTTCGTGAACGGATCATCACCGATGAACTCGTCCAGGGGAAGGTCATCGTCGAGGTGCTGGTTCCTGCGCTTCAGCTCGAGATGATGCTCGATCGCAGACGCAAACAGCGAGCCGTCCGTGGTCATTGGTCCCCTCTCAAGATCGGATTCACTCATCCAGCGCCGCCCCCGCGCTCGGATGAGTGTACCAAGTCGGGTCGGTCGCCGTCCGCATTCTGACTGCCGGCGTCACCATGCTCCGGACACCGTCACGTGGTTCTTGCCCTCGCGCTTGGCCTGGTACAGCGCGGCGTCGGCGGAGGCGATCAGGTCGATCTGGGTCTGCTCGTTGACGGGCCCGGCCGCGACCCCGAAGCTGGCCGTGACGCCGGTGATCTCCTCGGTGCCGAACCGGATCGAGCGGGCCGCGATCTCGCTCCGCAGGCGCTCG
This Gaiellales bacterium DNA region includes the following protein-coding sequences:
- a CDS encoding PilZ domain-containing protein, with the translated sequence MHTDRRSFLRVMAEFPVGVTRLDAGADREPAFSGTTVNICAGGAKMIAPAGVSAGERLRLEVRFAQPPFLVFTDATVTRVESAEEGRVECALRFDDLDIYIEQRIVRWVFSEQRRVAERRAAVRVPVEVPAWCEPAAGGDQFKARTIDLAGDGARIVTDRALVPGDRVHIQLDVDEPAYRVACVAEVVWANMVGDERWAYGLRFHGLDRPTQRQIVDHAIASESAQRRPA